A genomic window from Silene latifolia isolate original U9 population chromosome Y, ASM4854445v1, whole genome shotgun sequence includes:
- the LOC141627327 gene encoding clustered mitochondria protein-like isoform X8, which translates to MAGKTNKGKNRKGANSSNTNSNIDASPLPVSSESSEIVVDNVDSVVNVVAASDEPVVEANGVVAAAEEAVSEEPPSDPVNNRQDEFHLYPVSVKTFGGDKLELQLNPGDSVMDVRQFLLDARETCFFTCYDLLLHTKDGAVHSLEDYNEISEVADITTGDCSLEMVFAYYDDRSVRFHVHRTRELLSVSTIHASLSTSLALEHERLRSTSETKQDSVNAVPEMEGFGFMEDITSCFSKLFPSSSKEIKCVESLVFSSLNPPPTHRRLVGDLIYLDVITLEGSNFCVTGTTQGFYVNSTAGNCLDPKPAKSSFEATTLIGLMQKISPKLKKGHSRDAARAENALTLTYGSELIGMQRDWNEELQSCREFPHTTPQERILRNRALYKVTSDFVEAAMNGAVGVINKCIPPINPTDPECFHMYVHNNIFFSFAVDADLEQLPRKHKTNANVKNNITPVQHNSSGKIVDKLSDAATDLGNGVESNGSRVEDENGVVIEPFDAPEVQFVDTEQATYASANNDLKGTKAYQEADVPGLYNLAMAIIDYRGHRVVAQSVLPGILQGDKSDSLLYGSVDNGKKICWNEGFHCKVLEAAKRLHLKEHSVSDEHGNVFKLAAPVECKGIVGSDDRHYLLDLMRVTPRDANYTGPRSRFCILRPELISAFCQVEAAKRSSSESNCDEKDCLAFEASNGGVNADMDVQTVSCVLVTSDSQDISEEEGKATAKDYLSTTTETSDVISFNPNVFTEFKLAGSPEDIAADESSVKEPSLYLTDVVLPTFIQDLCKLEVSPMDGQTLTEQLHTHGINVRYIGKVAEGTKHMPHLWDIFVNEIAVRSAKHLLKDVLRDTEEHEVGPAISHFFNCFFGDVQTVPEKTSSNVLLRRSHKKAGNQKATRGKNRSKNGAFARTNLSSYLGLCSERLWSEIVEFAKFKYQFDLPEDLRTRVRKVSVIRNLCKKIGASLAARKYDLGAALPFLTSDVVDLQPVVKHSVPVCSETKDLIDTGKVQLAEGRLSEAYTSFSEAFSTLQQVTGPMHREVANCCRYLAMVLYHAQDLGGAIMQQHKELIINERCLGLDHPDTAHSYGNMALFYHGLNETELALHHMSRALLLLSLSSGSDHPDVAATFINIAMMYQDAENMGTALRYLQEALTKNKRLLGEEHVQTAVCYHALAIAFNSMENYKLSHQHEKKTHEILLKQLGEDDLRTRDSHEWMNRFKMRELQKKKTQALVEPAHVDPVIWKEFQAAVLARGSGSGISVNSARAAAVLKKKASTKGNSKRSSHRSQLSNATSKYEEQVHMNVNQQTVQTTEDSSNLAHQIPENEAPFGLGKGLGSLDSNSQPSKS; encoded by the exons ATGGCGGGGAAGACTAATAAAGGAAAAAATCGAAAGGGTGCAAATTCATCGAATACCAATTCCAATATCGATGCTTCGCCGTTGCCGGTTTCGTCGGAATCCTCGGAAATTGTTGTTGACAATGTCGACTCTGTAGTTAATGTTGTTGCTGCTAGTGATGAACCGGTTGTTGAAGCAAATGGAGTcgttgctgctgctgaggaggcGGTTTCGGAGGAGCCGCCTTCCGACCCGGTTAATAATAGGCAAG ATGAATTTCATCTTTATCCGGTTTCTGTTAAGACATTTGGTGGCGACAAGCTCGAGCTGCAG CTGAACCCTGGTGATTCGGTGATGGATGTGAGGCAGTTTCTTCTTGATGCACGGGAGACGTGTTTCTTTACTTGTTATGATTTGTTGTTGCACACGAAAGACGGTGCTGTTCATTCCCTTGAAGATTATAATGAGATTTCTGAAGTTGCTGATATTACTACTGGAGATTGTTCCTTGGAAATGGTTTTTG CTTATTATGATGATAGGTCGGTGCGATTTCATGTTCACCGTACACGGGAGTTGCTTTCTGTTTCAACCATTCATGCTTCACTTTCAACATCTCTTGCTTTGGAGCATGAGAGACTACGTAGTACATCAGAAACCAAACAAG ATTCTGTCAATGCAGTTCCGGAAATGGAAGGTTTTGGTTTCATGGAAGACATTACTAGCTGTTTTAGTAAATTGTTTCCTTCTTCCTCAAAAGAGATAAAATGTGTTGAGAGCTTAGTATTCTCATCATTAAACCCTCCCCCTACTCATCGAAG GCTTGTTGGGGACTTAATTTATTTGGATGTGATAACCCTGGAAGGAAGCAACTTTTGCGTAACAGGAACAACACAAGGGTTTTACGTTAATTCAACTGCAGGAAATTGTTTAGATCCTAAGCCAGCCAAAAGTTCTTTTGAAGCAACAACTCTTATTGGACTCATGCAAAAAATTAGCCCAAAACTTAAGAAAG GTCATAGTCGTGATGCAGCGAGGGCAGAAAATGCTCTCACCCTTACGTATGGAAGCGAGCTAATTGGCATGCAAAGGGATTGGAATGAAGAGTTGCAGTCTTGCCGAGAGTTTCCTCATACAACTCCTCAGGAAAG GATTTTACGTAATAGAGCTCTTTATAAAGTAACTTCTGATTTTGTTGAGGCTGCTATGAATGGTGCTGTTGGAGTTATTAACAAATGCATACCTCCAATCAACCCAACAGACcctgaatgttttcacat GTATGTGCACAACAATATATTCTTCAGTTTTGCTGTTGATGCGGACCTCGAGCAGCTTCCTAGGAAGCACAAAACAAATGCTAATGTGAAAAATAACATAACGCCCGTCCAGCATAACTCAAGTGGTAAAATTGTGGATAAACTATCTGATGCAGCAACTGACCTTGGCAATGGGGTTGAATCAAATGGCTCAAGAGTAGAAGATGAGAATGGAGTTGTTATTGAACCCTTTGATGCTCCTGAAGTTCAGTTCGTTGATACTGAGCAAGCTACATACGCTTCTGCAAATAATGACTTGAAAGGCACCAAGGCGTACCAGGAAGCCGATGTTCCAGGATTGTATAATCTTGCAATGGCCATTATTGATTATAGGGGTCACAGAGTAGTTGCCCAG AGTGTTTTGCCTGGCATCCTTCAAGGTGATAAATCGGACTCCCTTTTATATGGTTCTGTGGATAATGGGAAAAAGATTTGCTGGAATGAAGGTTTTCATTGCAAG GTATTGGAGGCTGCGAAGCGGCTTCACTTGAAAGAGCACAGTGTATCTGATGAGCATGGAAATGTATTCAAACTAGCTGCACCTGTGGAATGTAAGGGTATTGTGGGTAGTGATGACAG GCATTATCTTCTGGATTTAATGAGAGTTACTCCACGTGATGCAAATTATACCGGTCCGAGATCTCGCTTTTGTATATTGAGGCCTGAGCTTATTAGCGCTTTTTGCCAA GTTGAAGCTGCAAAACGGTCAAGTTCTGAATCAAATTGTGATGAAAAAGATTGTTTAGCCTTTGAAGCATCAAATGGTGGTGTAAATGCTGATATGGATGTACAAACTGTCTCATGCGTACTAGTAACTTCTGATAGCCAA GATATTTCTGAAGAAGAGGGTAAAGCTACTGCTAAAGATTATTTATCTACTACCACTGAAACAAGTGATGTAATAAGTTTCAATCCAAATGTATTCACGGAGTTCAAGTTAGCTGGGTCCCCTGAA GATATAGCGGCAGATGAAAGTAGTGTGAAGGAGCCAAGTTTGTACCTCACAGATGTTGTGCTGCCAACATTTATACAGGATCTATGCAAACTTGAAGTATCACCAATGGATGGCCAGACTTTAACTGAACAACTTCATACTCATGGGATTAATGTCCGATATATTGGAAAA GTAGCTGAAGGTACAAAACATATGCCTCATCTTTGGGACATCTTTGTTAACGAGATTGCAGTTAGGTCTGCAAAGCACTTGCTGAAG GATGTCCTGAGAGATACAGAGGAACATGAAGTTGGTCCTGCTATATCACATTTCTTCAATTGTTTCTTTGGAGATGTTCAAACTGTTCCGGAAAAAACCAGCAGCAACGTCTTGCTGCGCCGATCTCACAAGAAG GCAGGAAATCAAAAGGCAACGAGGGGAAAAAACAGGTCGAAGAATGGAGCATTTGCCAGAACAAATTTGTCTTCCTATTTGGGCTTGTGCTCTGAAAGATTATGGTCTGAAATTGTGGAATTCGCTAAATTCAAATATCAG TTTGATTTGCCAGAGGATTTAAGGACTCGGGTCAGGAAAGTTTCAGTGATTCGCAATCTCTGCAAGAAG ATTGGCGCAAGTCTGGCAGCTCGCAAGTATGATCTTGGTGCGGCATTACCTTTCCTAACATCAGATGTAGTGGATCTGCAACCTGTGGTGAAACATTCAGTTCCTGTATGTTCAGAAACGAAAGATCTTATTGATACCGGAAAGGTTCAGTTGGCGGAG GGAAGACTGAGTGAAGCATATACATCATTTTCAGAGGCATTTTCTACCCTGCAGCAG GTGACTGGCCCAATGCATAGAGAAGTTGCTAACTGCTGCAG GTACCTTGCAATGGTTCTATATCATGCTCAAGATTTGGGTGGAGCCATCATGCAGCAACACAAAGAGCTTATTATCAATGAACGCTGTCTTGGTTTGGATCATCCTGATACAGCTCACAG CTATGGCAACATGGCTCTCTTCTATCACGGCCTCAACGAAACGGAGCTTGCATTACATCACATGTCTAGGGCATTGCTTCTTTTGAGCTTGTCCTCTGGGTCTGATCATCCTGATGTTGCTGCAACTTTCATTAACATTGCAATGATGTATCAAGATGCTGAGAATATGGGTACAGCTCTGAGATACCTGCAAGAAGCTTTAACGAAGAATAAGAGGCTTCTCGGTGAGGAGCATGTTCAGACTGCCGTCTGTTATCATGCGTTGGCTATTGCTTTTAATAGTATGGAAAACTACAAACTTTCTCATCAG CATGAAAAGAAAACGCATGAAATACTCTTGAAACAGCTTGGTGAGGATGACTTGAGGACTCGTGACTCGCATGAATGGATGAATAGGTTTAAGATGCGCGAGCTTCAG AAAAAAAAGACTCAAGCTCTTGTTGAGCCAGCTCATGTTGACCCAGTTATCTGGAAG GAGTTTCAGGCTGCCGTTTTGGCTAGAGGGTCAGGTTCTGGTATTTCAGTGAACAGTGCTCGAGCTGCAGCTGTTCTCAAGAAGAAAGCTTCAACAAAGGGTAACTCGAAACGCTCTTCCCACCGTAGTCAACTATCGAATGCGACCTCTAAATATGAGGAGCAAGTGCATATGAACGTAAACCAACAAACGGTTCAGACTACAGAAGATTCAAGCAACCTGGCCCATCAGATACCAGAAAACGAAGCCCCTTTTGGTTTAGGAAAAGGGTTGGGCTCGTTGGATTCTAACAGTCAACCGTCGAAATCTTAA
- the LOC141627327 gene encoding clustered mitochondria protein-like isoform X3: MAGKTNKGKNRKGANSSNTNSNIDASPLPVSSESSEIVVDNVDSVVNVVAASDEPVVEANGVVAAAEEAVSEEPPSDPVNNRQDEFHLYPVSVKTFGGDKLELQLNPGDSVMDVRQFLLDARETCFFTCYDLLLHTKDGAVHSLEDYNEISEVADITTGDCSLEMVFAYYDDRSVRFHVHRTRELLSVSTIHASLSTSLALEHERLRSTSETKQDSVNAVPEMEGFGFMEDITSCFSKLFPSSSKEIKCVESLVFSSLNPPPTHRRLVGDLIYLDVITLEGSNFCVTGTTQGFYVNSTAGNCLDPKPAKSSFEATTLIGLMQKISPKLKKAFKEILEQKASAHPFENAQSFLPPNSWLAPYPPPGHSRDAARAENALTLTYGSELIGMQRDWNEELQSCREFPHTTPQERILRNRALYKVTSDFVEAAMNGAVGVINKCIPPINPTDPECFHMYVHNNIFFSFAVDADLEQLPRKHKTNANVKNNITPVQHNSSGKIVDKLSDAATDLGNGVESNGSRVEDENGVVIEPFDAPEVQFVDTEQATYASANNDLKGTKAYQEADVPGLYNLAMAIIDYRGHRVVAQSVLPGILQGDKSDSLLYGSVDNGKKICWNEGFHCKVLEAAKRLHLKEHSVSDEHGNVFKLAAPVECKGIVGSDDRHYLLDLMRVTPRDANYTGPRSRFCILRPELISAFCQVEAAKRSSSESNCDEKDCLAFEASNGGVNADMDVQTVSCVLVTSDSQDISEEEGKATAKDYLSTTTETSDVISFNPNVFTEFKLAGSPEDIAADESSVKEPSLYLTDVVLPTFIQDLCKLEVSPMDGQTLTEQLHTHGINVRYIGKVAEGTKHMPHLWDIFVNEIAVRSAKHLLKDVLRDTEEHEVGPAISHFFNCFFGDVQTVPEKTSSNVLLRRSHKKQAGNQKATRGKNRSKNGAFARTNLSSYLGLCSERLWSEIVEFAKFKYQFDLPEDLRTRVRKVSVIRNLCKKIGASLAARKYDLGAALPFLTSDVVDLQPVVKHSVPVCSETKDLIDTGKVQLAEGRLSEAYTSFSEAFSTLQQVTGPMHREVANCCRYLAMVLYHAQDLGGAIMQQHKELIINERCLGLDHPDTAHSYGNMALFYHGLNETELALHHMSRALLLLSLSSGSDHPDVAATFINIAMMYQDAENMGTALRYLQEALTKNKRLLGEEHVQTAVCYHALAIAFNSMENYKLSHQHEKKTHEILLKQLGEDDLRTRDSHEWMNRFKMRELQKKKTQALVEPAHVDPVIWKEFQAAVLARGSGSGISVNSARAAAVLKKKASTKGNSKRSSHRSQLSNATSKYEEQVHMNVNQQTVQTTEDSSNLAHQIPENEAPFGLGKGLGSLDSNSQPSKS, from the exons ATGGCGGGGAAGACTAATAAAGGAAAAAATCGAAAGGGTGCAAATTCATCGAATACCAATTCCAATATCGATGCTTCGCCGTTGCCGGTTTCGTCGGAATCCTCGGAAATTGTTGTTGACAATGTCGACTCTGTAGTTAATGTTGTTGCTGCTAGTGATGAACCGGTTGTTGAAGCAAATGGAGTcgttgctgctgctgaggaggcGGTTTCGGAGGAGCCGCCTTCCGACCCGGTTAATAATAGGCAAG ATGAATTTCATCTTTATCCGGTTTCTGTTAAGACATTTGGTGGCGACAAGCTCGAGCTGCAG CTGAACCCTGGTGATTCGGTGATGGATGTGAGGCAGTTTCTTCTTGATGCACGGGAGACGTGTTTCTTTACTTGTTATGATTTGTTGTTGCACACGAAAGACGGTGCTGTTCATTCCCTTGAAGATTATAATGAGATTTCTGAAGTTGCTGATATTACTACTGGAGATTGTTCCTTGGAAATGGTTTTTG CTTATTATGATGATAGGTCGGTGCGATTTCATGTTCACCGTACACGGGAGTTGCTTTCTGTTTCAACCATTCATGCTTCACTTTCAACATCTCTTGCTTTGGAGCATGAGAGACTACGTAGTACATCAGAAACCAAACAAG ATTCTGTCAATGCAGTTCCGGAAATGGAAGGTTTTGGTTTCATGGAAGACATTACTAGCTGTTTTAGTAAATTGTTTCCTTCTTCCTCAAAAGAGATAAAATGTGTTGAGAGCTTAGTATTCTCATCATTAAACCCTCCCCCTACTCATCGAAG GCTTGTTGGGGACTTAATTTATTTGGATGTGATAACCCTGGAAGGAAGCAACTTTTGCGTAACAGGAACAACACAAGGGTTTTACGTTAATTCAACTGCAGGAAATTGTTTAGATCCTAAGCCAGCCAAAAGTTCTTTTGAAGCAACAACTCTTATTGGACTCATGCAAAAAATTAGCCCAAAACTTAAGAAAG cttTCAAGGAAATTTTGGAGCAGAAAGCTTCTGCACACCCATTTGAGAATGCTCAGTCTTTTTTGCCTCCAAATTCATGGCTTGCTCCATATCCACCACCTG GTCATAGTCGTGATGCAGCGAGGGCAGAAAATGCTCTCACCCTTACGTATGGAAGCGAGCTAATTGGCATGCAAAGGGATTGGAATGAAGAGTTGCAGTCTTGCCGAGAGTTTCCTCATACAACTCCTCAGGAAAG GATTTTACGTAATAGAGCTCTTTATAAAGTAACTTCTGATTTTGTTGAGGCTGCTATGAATGGTGCTGTTGGAGTTATTAACAAATGCATACCTCCAATCAACCCAACAGACcctgaatgttttcacat GTATGTGCACAACAATATATTCTTCAGTTTTGCTGTTGATGCGGACCTCGAGCAGCTTCCTAGGAAGCACAAAACAAATGCTAATGTGAAAAATAACATAACGCCCGTCCAGCATAACTCAAGTGGTAAAATTGTGGATAAACTATCTGATGCAGCAACTGACCTTGGCAATGGGGTTGAATCAAATGGCTCAAGAGTAGAAGATGAGAATGGAGTTGTTATTGAACCCTTTGATGCTCCTGAAGTTCAGTTCGTTGATACTGAGCAAGCTACATACGCTTCTGCAAATAATGACTTGAAAGGCACCAAGGCGTACCAGGAAGCCGATGTTCCAGGATTGTATAATCTTGCAATGGCCATTATTGATTATAGGGGTCACAGAGTAGTTGCCCAG AGTGTTTTGCCTGGCATCCTTCAAGGTGATAAATCGGACTCCCTTTTATATGGTTCTGTGGATAATGGGAAAAAGATTTGCTGGAATGAAGGTTTTCATTGCAAG GTATTGGAGGCTGCGAAGCGGCTTCACTTGAAAGAGCACAGTGTATCTGATGAGCATGGAAATGTATTCAAACTAGCTGCACCTGTGGAATGTAAGGGTATTGTGGGTAGTGATGACAG GCATTATCTTCTGGATTTAATGAGAGTTACTCCACGTGATGCAAATTATACCGGTCCGAGATCTCGCTTTTGTATATTGAGGCCTGAGCTTATTAGCGCTTTTTGCCAA GTTGAAGCTGCAAAACGGTCAAGTTCTGAATCAAATTGTGATGAAAAAGATTGTTTAGCCTTTGAAGCATCAAATGGTGGTGTAAATGCTGATATGGATGTACAAACTGTCTCATGCGTACTAGTAACTTCTGATAGCCAA GATATTTCTGAAGAAGAGGGTAAAGCTACTGCTAAAGATTATTTATCTACTACCACTGAAACAAGTGATGTAATAAGTTTCAATCCAAATGTATTCACGGAGTTCAAGTTAGCTGGGTCCCCTGAA GATATAGCGGCAGATGAAAGTAGTGTGAAGGAGCCAAGTTTGTACCTCACAGATGTTGTGCTGCCAACATTTATACAGGATCTATGCAAACTTGAAGTATCACCAATGGATGGCCAGACTTTAACTGAACAACTTCATACTCATGGGATTAATGTCCGATATATTGGAAAA GTAGCTGAAGGTACAAAACATATGCCTCATCTTTGGGACATCTTTGTTAACGAGATTGCAGTTAGGTCTGCAAAGCACTTGCTGAAG GATGTCCTGAGAGATACAGAGGAACATGAAGTTGGTCCTGCTATATCACATTTCTTCAATTGTTTCTTTGGAGATGTTCAAACTGTTCCGGAAAAAACCAGCAGCAACGTCTTGCTGCGCCGATCTCACAAGAAG CAGGCAGGAAATCAAAAGGCAACGAGGGGAAAAAACAGGTCGAAGAATGGAGCATTTGCCAGAACAAATTTGTCTTCCTATTTGGGCTTGTGCTCTGAAAGATTATGGTCTGAAATTGTGGAATTCGCTAAATTCAAATATCAG TTTGATTTGCCAGAGGATTTAAGGACTCGGGTCAGGAAAGTTTCAGTGATTCGCAATCTCTGCAAGAAG ATTGGCGCAAGTCTGGCAGCTCGCAAGTATGATCTTGGTGCGGCATTACCTTTCCTAACATCAGATGTAGTGGATCTGCAACCTGTGGTGAAACATTCAGTTCCTGTATGTTCAGAAACGAAAGATCTTATTGATACCGGAAAGGTTCAGTTGGCGGAG GGAAGACTGAGTGAAGCATATACATCATTTTCAGAGGCATTTTCTACCCTGCAGCAG GTGACTGGCCCAATGCATAGAGAAGTTGCTAACTGCTGCAG GTACCTTGCAATGGTTCTATATCATGCTCAAGATTTGGGTGGAGCCATCATGCAGCAACACAAAGAGCTTATTATCAATGAACGCTGTCTTGGTTTGGATCATCCTGATACAGCTCACAG CTATGGCAACATGGCTCTCTTCTATCACGGCCTCAACGAAACGGAGCTTGCATTACATCACATGTCTAGGGCATTGCTTCTTTTGAGCTTGTCCTCTGGGTCTGATCATCCTGATGTTGCTGCAACTTTCATTAACATTGCAATGATGTATCAAGATGCTGAGAATATGGGTACAGCTCTGAGATACCTGCAAGAAGCTTTAACGAAGAATAAGAGGCTTCTCGGTGAGGAGCATGTTCAGACTGCCGTCTGTTATCATGCGTTGGCTATTGCTTTTAATAGTATGGAAAACTACAAACTTTCTCATCAG CATGAAAAGAAAACGCATGAAATACTCTTGAAACAGCTTGGTGAGGATGACTTGAGGACTCGTGACTCGCATGAATGGATGAATAGGTTTAAGATGCGCGAGCTTCAG AAAAAAAAGACTCAAGCTCTTGTTGAGCCAGCTCATGTTGACCCAGTTATCTGGAAG GAGTTTCAGGCTGCCGTTTTGGCTAGAGGGTCAGGTTCTGGTATTTCAGTGAACAGTGCTCGAGCTGCAGCTGTTCTCAAGAAGAAAGCTTCAACAAAGGGTAACTCGAAACGCTCTTCCCACCGTAGTCAACTATCGAATGCGACCTCTAAATATGAGGAGCAAGTGCATATGAACGTAAACCAACAAACGGTTCAGACTACAGAAGATTCAAGCAACCTGGCCCATCAGATACCAGAAAACGAAGCCCCTTTTGGTTTAGGAAAAGGGTTGGGCTCGTTGGATTCTAACAGTCAACCGTCGAAATCTTAA